From Halomicrobium salinisoli, the proteins below share one genomic window:
- a CDS encoding ABC transporter ATP-binding protein: MSRERAPGDGTARDEPLLSVGDLRTTFTGRDETVRAVDGVSFDIEAGETLGIVGESGSGKSVTARSIMGLVDSPGEVLEGSSIRLDGEELTDLSEKQYRSIRGGRIAMVFQDPLSSLNPVYTVGNQIVEALELHRDLSGAAAKEEAIELLRAVGIPDAARRVDEYPHQFSGGMRQRAVIAMALACEPELLICDEPTTALDVTIQAQILELLQEVQAERDVAIMFITHDMGVIAEVADRVAVMYAGEIVERGPVEEIFADPKHPYTRGLLRSIPGRNPDADRLPTIEGDVPTPTEPASYCRFAPRCPEAFGACEHVHPAHVEVGESEDHTAACLLYPEEMTTEDAVSYHEEVGDEPRPDETAVDEETAVAGDGTEGGEAWPADEQSSSSPRSSPTHEDADEGEAPTEGAVSGDHPTDADPAETEEGREYGDAGGRTGGEDR; this comes from the coding sequence ATGAGCCGAGAGCGCGCGCCCGGAGACGGGACCGCGCGGGACGAGCCGCTGCTGTCGGTCGGCGACCTCCGGACGACCTTCACCGGCCGCGACGAGACCGTCCGGGCCGTCGACGGCGTCTCCTTCGACATCGAGGCCGGCGAGACGCTGGGCATCGTCGGCGAGTCCGGCTCGGGCAAGAGCGTCACCGCCCGCTCGATCATGGGTCTGGTCGACTCCCCCGGCGAAGTGCTCGAGGGGTCGTCGATCAGACTGGACGGCGAGGAGCTGACCGACCTCTCGGAGAAGCAGTACCGGTCGATCCGGGGCGGGCGCATCGCCATGGTGTTCCAGGACCCGCTCAGCTCGCTGAACCCCGTCTACACCGTCGGCAACCAGATCGTCGAGGCGCTGGAGCTACACCGCGACCTGAGCGGAGCGGCCGCCAAAGAGGAGGCCATCGAGCTCCTGCGGGCGGTCGGCATCCCCGACGCCGCCCGCCGGGTCGACGAGTACCCCCACCAGTTCTCCGGGGGCATGCGCCAGCGGGCCGTCATCGCGATGGCGCTGGCCTGCGAGCCCGAACTGCTGATCTGCGACGAGCCCACGACCGCGCTGGACGTCACCATCCAGGCCCAGATCCTCGAACTGCTGCAGGAGGTCCAGGCAGAGCGGGACGTGGCGATCATGTTCATCACCCACGACATGGGCGTCATCGCCGAGGTGGCCGACCGCGTGGCCGTCATGTACGCCGGCGAGATCGTCGAGCGCGGGCCGGTCGAGGAGATCTTCGCGGACCCGAAACACCCCTACACGCGGGGGCTCCTCCGGAGCATCCCCGGCCGGAACCCCGACGCCGACCGGCTCCCGACCATCGAGGGGGACGTGCCGACGCCGACGGAACCGGCCTCCTACTGCCGGTTCGCGCCGCGCTGTCCCGAGGCCTTCGGCGCCTGCGAGCACGTCCACCCCGCCCACGTCGAGGTCGGCGAGAGCGAGGACCACACCGCCGCGTGCCTGCTGTACCCCGAGGAGATGACCACCGAAGACGCCGTCAGCTACCACGAGGAGGTCGGTGACGAGCCCCGCCCCGACGAGACCGCGGTCGACGAGGAGACCGCAGTCGCCGGCGACGGGACCGAGGGCGGCGAGGCGTGGCCCGCCGACGAGCAGAGCTCGTCGAGCCCTCGTTCGTCTCCGACTCACGAGGACGCCGACGAGGGCGAGGCGCCGACCGAGGGCGCCGTCTCCGGGGACCACCCGACCGACGCTGATCCTGCAGAGACAGAGGAGGGCCGTGAATACGGCGACGCCGGCGGCCGGACCGGAGGTGAGGACCGATGA
- a CDS encoding oligopeptide/dipeptide ABC transporter ATP-binding protein — translation MSEPVVDADRRATGETLIEVEGLRKYYEDSGLFGGDPVKAVDGVSFEIARGETFGLVGESGCGKTTLGRTLIQLETATGGRISFAGTDVTDLRGDALTEWRRNAQMVFQDPESSLNDRMTVGEIVREPLDVHGVGTPRERRRTVRDLLDEVGLQEEHYYRYPHQFSGGQRQRIGIARALALEPEFVVLDEPVSALDVSVQAQILNLLEDLQDEFGLTYLFIAHDLSVVRHICDRVGVMYLGNLMEVGPTEQLFESPANPYTRALLSAIPEPDPTDESERITLPGSPPSPRDPPQGCPFATRCPVRLRPDNIDASEAVWDRIREFRDVVRERSRAERSLRDRVRERLGFETALADADALVAETFDDVDVPPEVRRHVEQAADYLDEGEPDTAREYLREAFGARCDVETPDYYEVDEGRLSFCHLHDPEHASPGEKLRDRGYETHDG, via the coding sequence ATGAGCGAGCCCGTCGTCGACGCCGACCGCCGCGCGACCGGCGAGACGCTGATCGAGGTCGAGGGGCTCAGGAAGTACTACGAGGACTCCGGGCTGTTCGGCGGCGACCCGGTCAAGGCCGTCGACGGCGTCTCCTTCGAGATCGCCCGCGGCGAGACGTTCGGCCTCGTCGGCGAGTCCGGCTGCGGCAAGACGACGCTGGGCCGGACGCTGATCCAGCTCGAGACCGCCACCGGGGGGCGGATCTCCTTCGCCGGCACGGACGTCACCGACCTCCGCGGCGACGCCCTCACCGAGTGGCGGCGCAACGCCCAGATGGTGTTCCAGGACCCCGAGTCGAGTCTCAACGACCGGATGACCGTCGGCGAGATCGTCCGGGAGCCGCTGGACGTCCACGGCGTGGGGACGCCCCGCGAGCGCCGCCGGACGGTGCGGGACCTGCTCGACGAGGTCGGCCTTCAGGAGGAGCACTACTACCGCTACCCCCACCAGTTCTCCGGCGGACAACGCCAGCGGATCGGCATCGCCCGGGCGCTGGCGCTGGAGCCGGAGTTCGTCGTCCTCGACGAGCCCGTCTCCGCGCTGGACGTCTCCGTCCAGGCCCAGATCCTCAACCTGCTGGAGGACCTCCAGGACGAGTTCGGGCTGACCTACCTGTTCATCGCCCACGACCTGAGCGTCGTCCGGCACATCTGCGACCGCGTCGGCGTGATGTACCTCGGGAACCTCATGGAGGTCGGCCCCACGGAACAGCTGTTCGAGAGCCCGGCCAACCCCTACACCAGGGCGCTGCTGTCGGCGATCCCGGAGCCCGACCCGACCGACGAGAGCGAGCGGATCACGCTCCCCGGGTCGCCGCCGAGCCCCCGGGACCCCCCGCAGGGCTGCCCCTTCGCGACCCGCTGTCCCGTCCGGCTCCGCCCCGACAATATCGACGCCAGCGAGGCCGTCTGGGACCGGATCAGGGAGTTCCGCGACGTCGTCCGCGAGCGCTCCCGCGCCGAGCGGTCGCTCAGGGATCGCGTCAGAGAGCGGCTCGGGTTCGAGACCGCCCTCGCCGACGCCGACGCGCTCGTCGCGGAGACCTTCGACGACGTCGACGTCCCGCCGGAAGTCCGCCGTCACGTCGAGCAGGCCGCCGACTACCTCGACGAGGGAGAGCCCGACACCGCTCGCGAGTACCTCCGGGAGGCCTTCGGCGCCCGCTGCGACGTCGAGACGCCCGACTACTACGAGGTCGACGAGGGGCGCCTGAGCTTCTGTCACCTCCACGACCCCGAGCACGCCTCGCCGGGCGAGAAGCTCCGCGACCGCGGTTACGAGACCCACGATGGATGA
- a CDS encoding DUF7555 family protein translates to MDDPAGAALDAAVYAVAVTAVATLLGGVAALLAGGGWIPVKVTLFLVGFALFGYASIAMWRAASPDPDEGLSARGHREPTPFESALARAVPAADGVVPHDDRLSPSVKLFVASLLVLGVSLAMETVFGVR, encoded by the coding sequence ATGGATGACCCCGCGGGGGCGGCGCTGGACGCAGCCGTCTACGCCGTCGCGGTGACCGCCGTCGCGACGCTGCTGGGCGGCGTCGCCGCTCTCCTGGCCGGCGGCGGCTGGATCCCCGTGAAGGTGACCCTCTTCCTCGTCGGCTTCGCGCTGTTCGGCTACGCCTCCATCGCGATGTGGCGCGCCGCCTCGCCCGACCCGGACGAGGGGCTCTCCGCGCGGGGCCACCGCGAGCCCACGCCCTTCGAGTCGGCGCTCGCGCGGGCCGTGCCCGCCGCCGACGGGGTCGTCCCCCACGACGACCGCCTCTCGCCGTCCGTGAAGCTGTTCGTCGCGAGCCTGCTCGTCCTCGGCGTCTCGCTCGCCATGGAGACCGTCTTCGGCGTCCGGTGA